Part of the Sphingobium lignivorans genome is shown below.
CTTTTTCGAAGATCGCGCCGCTGCTGGTCTGGGCCAGGGCTTCCACCATCTCCTCGCCGCGCAGATTCGCCGGCGTGCGCTGCCCGTGCCAGTGCGCCAGCCGCTGGAGCCGATAGGCCAGCTGGTCGAAGCAGTAGAGGACGCTGCGGGGAAACTGCCGGTTGAGCATCAGGAAATCGGTGATCTGCCAGGGCGAGTAGGAGCCGCCATAGACATGATGATAGGCCCGGCTGCCCGACAGCGCATGCAGCACGGACGTCCACTGATAATGGTCGCGATGCCCCCCGACGACTTCGGTTTCCGGCAGAAGGACATAATATTTGACGTCCAGCAGCCGCAACGTCATCTGCGCCCGCTCCAGCGCCCCCCCGGCGCGCAGGAAATCGTGGCCCTCGTTGCGCAAGTGACTGCTTTCCGTGGCGCCGCGGAACATCATCGCCCGGTTCTTCACCCAGTCGACCAGCTCGGCGAAGTCGCGACGGGCATCGGCGACGCCATAGGTCTCCAGCTTGCGCCAGCCCTCGTTCAGCGACTCCCACATCTCCTGCGTGAGCGCGGTGCGCACCGACTTGCCGTTCTGCCGCGCCCGGGCCAGGCATGAGCGGATGGACGCCGGATTGTCCGGGTCGAGCATCAGATGTTCGACGATATCGCTCTCGCGAATGATCGCATCCTTGCCGAAGGCATCCTCGCAGCCAGTGACGCGGACGACAGACCGCCATTCGTCGCGCATGGTGGCGGCGGGCAGAATCGCCATGCGCTGCCCCATGGTGAGCAGTCGCGCCGTGGACTCGGCGCGCTCCATGTAACGCGCCATCCAGAAGAGATTCTCGGCGGTGCGGCTCAGCATGGGCAGCCCTCCGTCATCGCAGCACCCGTCATCCCACCACCCTTCATCGCAGCACCCAGGTATCCTTGACCCCGCCGCCCTGACTTGAATTGACGACCAGCGACCCTTCCGCCAGGGCCACGCGAGTCAGGCCGCCCGGCACCAGCCGTATCTCCTTGCCGACGAGGCAATAGGGCCGGAAATCGACATGGCGCTGCACCAGCCCGGATGGCCCCAGCGTCGGCGATGTGGACAGGTCAAGCGTGGGCTGCGCAATGAACTCGGCCGGATTGGCGCGGATGCGCTCGGCATAGGTCGCGACTTCCTCCGCGCTGGCCTGCGGGCCGATGAGCATGCCGTAGCCGCCCGAGCCATGGACTTCCTTCACCACAAGCTCGGGCAGATGGTCCATGACATAGGCATAATGGTCCGGCAGACCGCACTGCCATGTCGGCACATTCTGGAGGATCGCCGTTTCGCCGAGGTAGAAGCGGATCATCTCGGGCACATAGACATAGACCGCCTTGTCGTCCGCGATGCCGGCGCCGGGCGCCGAGCAGAGCGTGACCCCACCGCCGCGATAGGCATTGAAGAGCCCGGGCACGCCCAGCATGCTGTCCGGCCGGAACGCCAGCGGATCGAGAAAATCATCGTCGATGCGCCGGTAGATGACGTCCACCCGGCGCGGCCCGGACGTCGTCTTCATGTAGACGAGCCCCTCGTCCACGAAGAGATCGGCCGGCTCCACCAGCTCCACGCCCATGAGATCGGCGAGATAGCTGTGTTCGTAATAAGCGCTGTTGAAGGCGCCCGGCGTCAGGACGACGACCTGGGGCTTGTCCTTGCAGGCGGGCGGCGCGACTTCCTGGAGGGACTTGAGGAGCTGGCTGGGATAATCATCCACCGGCGCCACGCGCTCCAGCGCGAACAGCTCGGGGAACATGCGCGTCATGATCTCGCGGTTCTCGAGCATGTAGGAGACACCGGACGGCGTCCGGCAATTGTCTTCCAGCACCATGAAGTCGGACAGGCTCGTGCGCACGATGTCGATGCCGACGATGTGGCTGTAGACCCGGCCGGGCGGCGTGAAGCCGGCCATCTCGGGCTT
Proteins encoded:
- a CDS encoding alpha-E domain-containing protein, with the translated sequence MLSRTAENLFWMARYMERAESTARLLTMGQRMAILPAATMRDEWRSVVRVTGCEDAFGKDAIIRESDIVEHLMLDPDNPASIRSCLARARQNGKSVRTALTQEMWESLNEGWRKLETYGVADARRDFAELVDWVKNRAMMFRGATESSHLRNEGHDFLRAGGALERAQMTLRLLDVKYYVLLPETEVVGGHRDHYQWTSVLHALSGSRAYHHVYGGSYSPWQITDFLMLNRQFPRSVLYCFDQLAYRLQRLAHWHGQRTPANLRGEEMVEALAQTSSGAIFEKGLHETIQSKIVQCNMLGQEIAEAYHFG
- a CDS encoding circularly permuted type 2 ATP-grasp protein, with translation MTFSEMLGDAGEIRDCYAVIQQWVEETGIEGLHRRLGEAEAIFRRIGITFAVYGEGGDPERLIPFDLLPRIFTAMEWQRLEAGIRQRAAALNAFLLDVYNRGEIIRAGIVPADIVYQNKAYKPEMAGFTPPGRVYSHIVGIDIVRTSLSDFMVLEDNCRTPSGVSYMLENREIMTRMFPELFALERVAPVDDYPSQLLKSLQEVAPPACKDKPQVVVLTPGAFNSAYYEHSYLADLMGVELVEPADLFVDEGLVYMKTTSGPRRVDVIYRRIDDDFLDPLAFRPDSMLGVPGLFNAYRGGGVTLCSAPGAGIADDKAVYVYVPEMIRFYLGETAILQNVPTWQCGLPDHYAYVMDHLPELVVKEVHGSGGYGMLIGPQASAEEVATYAERIRANPAEFIAQPTLDLSTSPTLGPSGLVQRHVDFRPYCLVGKEIRLVPGGLTRVALAEGSLVVNSSQGGGVKDTWVLR